A window from Tenrec ecaudatus isolate mTenEca1 chromosome Y, mTenEca1.hap1, whole genome shotgun sequence encodes these proteins:
- the LOC142435654 gene encoding melanoma antigen preferentially expressed in tumors-like, translated as MVHYWPFTQLPLGALLEDCVFREHILKAVLDGLDILLAQNAQHRRCKLKVLDLQLHTGTNFWNEWAGAPSNDSVMSSEEPEDTPRRIQMEKGPHSRSGGKHQPLTSVEVLTDLWFEEATSEVLLTFLIERVKQKKALPTLCCRKVAFLGPLPQLHILGDILKMVQLDSVQEVEIHGKWDLHSLNWFAPSLAQMGHLQTLFLSGVILGCKDCGKDCNVEQLLAQFTSQLLNLHQLQHLFLDSGCLPRGCLINLLTRLPSPLLTLSLTDCVLLDKDLTYLSLCPCTSRLRTLVLCGLSRPSSSYAFLPGLLEVVSTTLMHLNLAGCGIQDPDLRALQNALGRCSHLVTLMLCGNSVSWDVLQELLQHTNPHCKFLELPVPLHCYLGPQGMLH; from the coding sequence ATGGTGCACTACTGGCCCTTCACACAGCTCCCACTTGGGGCTCTGTTGGAGGATTGTGTGTTTCGAGAGCACATCTTAAAGGCTGTACTCGATGGCCTTGACATCCTGCTTGCCCAGAATGCTCAGCacaggagatgcaaactgaaagtgTTGGATTTACAGCTGCACACTGGCACCAACTTCTGGAATGAATGGGCTGGAGCCCCATCTaatgactctgtgatgtcatcagaAGAGCCTGAGGACACACCCCGCAGAATTCAGATGGAAAAAGGACCCCATTCCAGATCAGGAGGGAAGCACCAGCCCCTGACCTCCGTGGAGGTGCTCACAGACCTGTGGTTTGAGGAAGCTACCTCAGAGgtactgctcaccttcctgattgaaAGGGTCAAGCAGAAGAAGGCCCTGCCAACGCTGTGCTGCAGGAAGGTGGCATTTCTTGGACCTCTCCCACAACTTCACATTCTTGGGGACATCCTGAAGATGGTGCAGCTGGACTCTGTCCAGGAGGTGGAAATTCATGGCAAATGGGACCTGCACAGCCTCAACTGGTTTGCTCCTTCCTTGGCGCAGATGGGTCACCTGCagaccctctttctctctggagtcaTCTTGGGTTGCAAGGACTGCGGCAAAGACTGCAACGTGGAGCAACTCCTTGCCCAATTCACCTCTCAGCTCCTCAATCTGCAtcagctccagcacctcttcctggaCTCTGGCTGCCTGCCCAGGGGATGCCTCATCAATCTGCTCACACGCTTGCCATCTCCCTTGCTGACCCTCAGCCTGACTGATTGTGTGCTTTTGGACAAGGACTTGACTTACCTGTCTTTATGCCCCTGTACCAGCCGCCTAAGGACCCTGGTATTGTGTGGTCTATCCAGGCCTAGCTCCAGTTATGCATTCCTTCCGGGTCTGCTAGAGGTTGTCTCCACCACCCTTATGCACCTGAACTTAGCTGGCTGTGGGATCCAGGACCCTGACCTCAGGGCCTTGCAGAATGCACTGGGCCGCTGCTCCCATCTGGTCACCTTGATGTTATGTGGAAACTCCGTGTCCTGGGATGTTCTGCAGGAGCTGCTGCAGCACACCAACCCTCACTGCAAGTTCTTGGAGCTCCCTGTCCCACTGCATTGCTACTTGGGCCCCCAAGGAATGCTGCACTAG